From Camelus dromedarius isolate mCamDro1 chromosome 2, mCamDro1.pat, whole genome shotgun sequence, one genomic window encodes:
- the CLDN18 gene encoding claudin-18 isoform X1 → MSTTVYQVVGFLLSVLGLAGCIAATGMDRWSTQDLYDSPVTSVFQYEGLWRSCVQQSSGFTECRPYFTILGLPAMLQAVRALMIVGIVLGAIGLIVSIFALKCIRIGSMEDSAKANMTLTSGIMFIIAGLCAIAGVSVFANMLVTNFWMSTASMYTGLGGMVQTLQTRYTFGAALFVGWVAGGLTLIGGVMMCIACRGLAPEETSYKAVSYHASGQNVAYRPSGFKASSGFESSMKNKKTYDGGARTEDEGQSHPSKYDYV, encoded by the exons ATGTCCACCACCGTTTACCAAGTGGTGGGCTTCCTCCTGTCCGTCCTGGGCCTGGCCGGCTGCATCGCCGCCACGGGGATGGACAGGTGGAGCACCCAGGACCTCTACGACAGCCCCGTCACCTCCGTGTTCCAGTACGAGGGACTGTGGCGCAGCTGCGTGCAGCAGAGCTCCGGCTTCACCGAGTGCCGGCCCTACTTCACCATCCTGGGCCTGCCAG CCATGCTACAGGCAGTTCGAGCCCTGATGATTGTAGGCATCGTCCTGGGGGCCATTGGCCTCATAGTGTCCATCTTCGCCCTGAAGTGCATCCGCATTGGCAGCATGGAGGACTCCGCCAAAGCCAACATGACTCTGACTTCTGGGATCATGTTCATCATCGCAG GTCTTTGTGCAATCGCTGGAGTGTCTGTGTTTGCCAACATGCTGGTTACTAACTTCTGGATGTCTACAGCCAGCATGTACACCGGCCTGGGTGGGATGGTGCAGACTCTTCAGACCAG GTACACTTTTGGGGCAGCCCTGTTTGTGGGCTGGGTCGCCGGAGGCCTCACGCTAATTGGAGGCGTGATGATGTGCATCGCTTGCCGGGGCCTTGCGCCCGAGGAAACTAG ttacaaAGCCGTGTCTTACCATGCCTCGGGCCAAAACGTCGCCTACAGGCCCAGTggcttcaaagccagcagtggctTTGAGTCCAGCATGAAAAACAAGAAGACATATGATGGTGGTGCCCGCACAGAGGATGAGGGACAGTCTCATCCTTCCAAGTATGACTACGTGTAG